The Alosa sapidissima isolate fAloSap1 chromosome 8, fAloSap1.pri, whole genome shotgun sequence genome segment GCATTAATTGGAAGCAGCACTTCAAATATTAACTCAGCCAGGGGAGTTCAGCTGCACTCTAATGGGCTGCCGACACCGGGCACGCAACCAAAGTGTTCTGTCTGTGGAGCttatgctgcaacaattagcttctaATCAATAGAACTGGCTCCACCAGAGGTGATTTTTAGGGTCATTTTTATTGATGTAGATTTTCCTTCCATCATGTTTTCGATTTCCAGTTTGTAAATGACACCGTTAGCTCTCGGGTCAGATGGGGTCTTTTCCAGAGTCACCCACAAACTGCAAGGGGAAGGTAGTCAAGAGGAATGCACAACTAGCCTGACGTCGCCAGACTCAATTCTATTCAGAGTTTGAGTCTGGtactgttgctcatctgtccatcatcgtacaaAGCCCACCCAAATGATTTGATTGGTCTGCCTAGTTTTTATACAGGCATAGAGGCTTCTCAAAGGAACAAGTCCAGACTAAATTTCCCGACTCCAAATTGTGTGGGCAGGCAGGGTCATATtcgggctggcttccaggctgATGCAGAGTAAGGCCACTCCGGACCTATTACTGTCACTCCAGACGCCTGCATGATCAGTAGCAAAGATCCACAGATCATGGGAGAACAACAATAAAGTGTTTATGTAACACAAACCATCATAACAAAACGGGCAAAAAAAGAATTTAAAAATTAAATGCAAATCAAGAATCTGAGTTAATTTGGTGTGAATGCCCGCCAGAAGCAATAAATAACACATGGGCAATGAAAACAGTTCATCATACCGTATCCTAAATATGTGGCATAAATACTCATAAATACTCATCTGTGTAGCCACATTCTTTCCGGCCCGAGTGTATGATCATTTTGCAACTTCAACTCCATTGCACTAAAACACAAGCAACATGTCATCTTCATCATAAAGTGATCAGTGTACAGGACACAACAGCAAAGACACTTCCGGGGCCTGGCTGTGGCATACAGCTTGGAGCACTTTGCagcgacagaaaaaaaaatgttgtatagAAGCTGAATCATATTTGTCTGTGGCAGTTAGAGcgccagttgtgtgtgtgtgtgtgtgtgtgtgtgtgtgagattcagCCAAGGTGAATTGAGCTTGAGTTTTGCAGCTGAATGTCAAGCCAAGAAAAGTCACCAATCACCACATTTCGCATTCATGCTCTCAAGTCCTTTGAAACAAGATGATTAAGCAGAATGTTAAACATACATAAATTGCACTTCAGAAGAGTAACATCTTTTTTATATAAAtagaatttttatttttttatatttactcTAACTATCCGTAAATGGGTGTTTAAGACCTTTCACTTTTCACTTTAACATTCCACATGGAGAAAATGAATACATGTTTGTATTAAAACACACAAGACAACTGTACCCTGTTTTCAATATTAAATGACAACACCCCATACTGACATTAAGACAACATAGaggcacaaagagagagagggagagagaaagagagagagagataattaaATCTAATGAATTCACCTAGCTATAAAGGCTTGGAGCTGATTAACTGATCCACCCTTGAAATTATTTATACCCTAGGAATACGGTTGTGCTAATATTGAGTCTAATTGCACTTTGCTTTTCGTTTTGAGGGCACTCACTCCAGCTGGGTTCATGTATTTCAAATGAGAGTGAGTCATACTGTTGGGATCTGATATAATGTGGGTCATTtgctgtgtaaaaaaaaaaactcacatgCTTCCACTAGCATCTAAAAGGAGGTAGTAAAAAGACCTTTTGTCCTTTCAGTTACATCAAAATGTGAAATGGTTTCAAATGTACAAGATACAAAATATTTCAGAAGCATTGGAGCCTTTTTTTAAAATTCCACATCTCCTATGAGTAGTGAAGAGGCTAGTTTATTCagacctctctttcttcttatGACATTCTTTCGACAAATAAGTTAATAACAAGAACACCAAATTCATGAATATAATCACTAAATACACCAACCTGGTCTCATTAGGGAAACGTTCCCCTGGGACCGGTTTGGCAAACCTAGCCAAACGTTCCACCAGACACGTTTCTGAGGTGCAAACTAGCCAGCAACCCAGCAGGGGTGCTAAAGAGAGACGTTTAGATGTTGTTTACTACAGTTAGGTCTGTATGTGGCTATATGTCTAACATGTGGCAGCTAACTCATAGACGGCAGTTCAGGGTTTGTGCCCTTATATTTTGTGAAACGTAGCGAGATATAGGCACTATTAATCCAAAACTTTGGTTTGGTAACCAAAGAATACTGCTGAGCTTGTGTAAGCTATAATTTAGTTTGACCAGACCTAACTGTAGTAAACAATGTCTAAATGTCTCTCTTTAGCACCCCCGCTGGGTTGCTGGCAAGTTTGCACCTCAGAAATGTGTCTGGTGGAACGTTTGGCTGGGTTTGCCAAAACGGTCCCAGGGGAAcgtttcacccacacacacacacacacaacatcatgTTATACATGTAATACCAATAGCTGCGATATGTTTAGACTGAGcatgcctggctgtttgtatttgtgcttTCACAAAGGGACGGCCCGTCCTTCCCGTCGCTACTCTGGGAGGCCTTCTCCAAGTCCTCCATGATTAAGTCCTGCTCGTTGACTTGGTTGACCCGCCGCGAGCTGGTGTTCTCTAGGCTGTTGAGTGAGATGGGCTCGGTGGATGGCTGCGGGTTGGCTGGCAGCACCGAGTTGCCCTGGAAGCGGTGCGAGTACGTCCTGCGCCGGTacccgccaccgccaccgccacctcctccaccgccaccgccacctccTCCACCGCACAGCTGGAACTTGAACACGGCCTGGAAGCCGCGCCGGAAGTTCTCGTTGAAGAAACCGTAGATGATGGGGTTGACGCTGCTGTTGAAGAACGCCAGCCAGTGGGCGAACGGGTAGATGTATATGTTGATGACCCGGTACTGGTACTCGGACAGGCTGGCGTAGTCCGTCAGCATCATGAGTGTCCACAGGGGCAGCCAGGAGAGGACGAAGAGCAGTGCCACTACCAGGAGCATCTTGATGACCCGCTGCTTCTTTTTGGACACCGTGTGGCGGTTGTCGTGCCCGGCGCCGGGCTTGTCCCCGGTCGGCACGGCCGTCTTGAAGAGGGTGATGCCAATCCGCGCGTACATGATCACAATGAGCGATAAGGGCGCAAGGTAGATGTTGGCAAAGAGAACCGTGGTGTAGATCTTCCTCATCTCCTGGTTGGGCCAGTTCTCACGGCACCAGTAGAACGGGCTTGTCCGGTTGCCGTCCCCAAGGTATATCCGGATGGTCTGCTCTTTGGTCACCTGCAGCATGACGCCTGATGGGCACATGATGGATATGGCCAAAACCcagatgacgatgatgatgagggTAGCTGTAGATATCGTCAGCTTCTGCTTGAAGGGGTACACAATGCATCTAAACCTGTGGAAGATAAATAGAAGAGTCATGAAACCgtctgcctctgtctctgccttcctctccctctcaagaGTCCTCTGTTCATAGTTATTCACAATTGAATATAATAGGCCCTTAGAACACTTAGTTTGTTTCAATGTCAATGCCTCATGTTTATCGCAGCATTAAGCATAAAATGATTTCTAAGACAGCGAGAGCTTCACATGTCCATGATCAGGCATTCATTTAAAAACGAATttgtctggaaaaaaaaaaactaatgtgTCTCTATGCGAGCCTTTGCTTTCCTTTAATGATATAACTAATACATTTTATGAAGCATGACTTGTAAATGATTCAGTTCCATGAACCCTGACTGGAGACATAATTGAATTGTGCAGCTAGAACATAAGCTCACAGTGAATTGCTGACTAATACAGTAGGTCTGTAACTGCTGTGCACAGATCAACATAGTATGGACTCATAAGGGAATGTCAAATATGATTTCACTTAATTCCACACAACTGTTACAACTGATGAATCTGAGAAATTCTCATTTTTCATTTACCTAAAGACTGAATCTGTTTAAATAGGGtaatgttacattattattatgtgGACAGAGTGTGCATGGGAAAAAAGTTAGATAATCACAGACTATTATTTTTACTAAAATGACTAAAACTCTACTCAGAGAGACCATGACCTTTCTGTCCGGCCGACTTCCTCCTGAGCATGAAAGTGGCTATGGCTAGATTATGGTAATTAAACTGACCCCTGCAATTACCCAGGCAGGTCAGGTGGCCATCTAACATGCAGTCTTCAGTTGCACAGAGGGCAGAATAGAACTCTCCGGTGCAATGCACTGCATTCTAGAGTAGTATTATTTCCATACGATGCAGCTACACTGCCCATGGTTATTCCATTGTTAGGCATCCCGTCAGGGACCATGTTGGAAAAAAGTGTTCATCGCTTTTACATCCCTTATCCCTTGGATCCTTTTGTTTTTCTATATCCATAAATAAACCAAACCAAAACCAAATCCACTCTTCCCAGCAAATAACCCAGAGCAGCATGGGACTATTCCTATGAGACCCTTCCACAAGGCATGCCTGAGGACAGGAGCAGACTGGCCATCGGGAACGTCAATCACAATTGTGTAAGGGCCAATTTTATTTTTCCCTATTCCATAGTATTAGACATGGTGTCAGACTCATATTAGGCAGTGGGctggatttgttggaatgagagcTTGGGGGCCGTCATTGTTATGATCATGCTTATGGTCACTATCACTACTCGGCATAGGTTTTCTACACCtacttatgagcaaacaaggttctttctttctttctttctttctttctttctttctttctttccatgacagtctttcttttttttcagcaTAGAGAGTTTATGGCTACACCAACATAATGTAATTGTCAGTTTAGCAAACACTATTTTTCCTCTTTCTGCAtttcctgaggatggtttgtagtgctatgTTTAATTAATTGATCATAAAaatattgcttattacacatAGTCCATGACAACTGGATGTGCACCCAAACTTTGAACCCAGAAACATCTGCATTACATAgcccacacagatattcaaTAGGCCATCGCAGTTTGAGCGACACTAGTGTAACTAggaatataagtatatatgtatatatactcttttgatccaatgagggaaatttggtctctgcatttatcccaatccgtgaattagtgtaacacacagtgagcacacactaatcccggcgcagtgagctgcctgcaacaacagtggcgctcagggagcagtgaggggttaggtgccttgctcaagggcacttcagccgttcctactggtcggggttcgaaccggcaaccctccggttacaagtccgaagcgctaaccagtaggccacggctgcccaaaccAGTTGGCCACGGCTGCCTAGCCTCTTTGTTGTGAATATCACAATGAGGGTTTTACAAACGTATCACAACTACAAAGTGCACCCAGCTCTCGGGCAGCTCGTTATTGAAACATGGGAAGAAAGAGGAAAGCCGTGGTCAATGAGTGGTACAGAAGAGGGGGGctaggaaggggggggggaatcTCTACCGGCTGACACACAGTAATAGCTGACTTATTAAAGCAGTGTACTCATTAAAGGgttattccaccatttggggaaatacgctcacaatttatttttacctttctccagttcatccagatTTTTAccttctccagttcatccagatttttacctttctccagttcatccaaatcaattgtttaactcaaggggaggtggaaaataaGTGTAATTCCCCCACGGAACAGGTGCTGTGTTAATAGGTGCGGTGAATGAGCTAAAGTGACTGATGTAAGAACTGAAGAGCACTTGTAataacttttatttttttaaatatgtgtaGTATTCCTTATGGCGAGGCCACAAAGTCAAGATCAGCCCTCAATCTCAaccaatccgtcaaaaaagtcagcacaaggccagagggaTTGCCTCTTGCCTCAAAACCtagattgctgttaaaaaggtgcagtctagaatcactgtggagacatggagaggcttggtaggtattataagaaccattttgagagctgtgaatgcaaataaagatgtttctattgattatttaaaaatggtatgaataattttggacacgccatttttcataaaaaaattaaaaaagatgaaaattcttctttttttgattccatgtttctaccacattgtcttacaaccttttgacaTGTGGTAGTGTCATTtacagtcagaacaaacatatcaataaagagaaaatcaacattgaatcaatatttgccaggggtaggAATAATTTTATTCTTAACTGTATGCGTACCTTTAATGACTGTAcactatgcatacacacacacacacgcacgctcatgaacaaacgcacacagacacaagcacagacacacacacacacacatagctaaccacacactcacacacggatACGGGTGTGCGTActatagcattaattcctgcaggcgcccctgcacgcacataaaaacacacacatgcagggaaggaggcacacacacacacacgcacataaacacacacacacgcacacacacagcccattacccctacacaccccattacccctacacacccactcacaaatgaacacacacacacacacacacgcacagacacataaaatacacacacacacatacaggcaaggatacacatgtactgtacacacacacacacacacaccattacccccccccccccccacacacacacacacacacacacacacacagtcagaatatgagtctgatactgctccattgggacataattatggggcgtgtttcaaccgatacagggggggaatgcctctgcactcaattggatagacctaaccaatcagagcaacgaaatagcttaccgtgaggtgtaggaagaaaacacacaaatcatcctttttctctacaaatgccttaacattgtttctggtcttttgtaaaagttagtgccgtcaataactcctagcctacaacactccttagcgaaatctaagagatacgtagtagggtaggctattaggaaaaaactgatattCAATACTGTCTTTTAGCTATAGTGGAGCTGACTGGGCTGGAATTTCAATGCTAGAGGCCCACTGCAGATTTGATCGCCTACAAGGTTTGTCTTGAAGCTGAGAGACGTTAACTCTATATTTCATTAGCTTTGTTTGAGTATAAATGTGTAAAATAAAACAGTTAATTTGTTAAATTCATGAAGAACATCTTTAATATCTCACTTGGAGTGAAGGATGGAGAACAAGGAAACAGTGACCAGCACAGACACAATTACAGGCTGAATGCTATTGTCAAAGATTAGAGATCTTCTGTAGGGGCTCCTCAGAGTTATTGAAGAGGGTCAACACAATTATTTGACCTGAAAAAAGGACGGAGTTATAATCTTATACAATATGTGAAAAGGTGGGGACAAATAAAAGTCTTGACCTGGTAAAAGTAATTTCCTGGGAAGGGTGGAGAGGTGGTGCAGGGCATAGAGTGATGTCAGCTTACCCTGATacaacccccacaccccccaccccacacacacacacacacacacacacacacacacacacacacacaccaagctccacacatagagacacaaagAGTATGACCTAGCTGCACCACACACCCATGAAAAttatggcaaacacacacacacattatagatactgcagagggggagagagagagatggagggaaaacaCAAGATATACAGTAAACACAGGAAAAAGGAAGCGAAAGAAAGAGGAAGTCAAAAACCGAGGGCTGTTTTTTTCATGGATGTACGGCTGGCACTCTAATGATGTAACAGTGACATCACAGCGCTGCGAGGCCCAGCTGTCGGTGGACACAGGAAGGGGGAAACCCAGGAACTGCGCTGCCAAGCCTGAGTGGACACTCTGAGCCTGCCGGTTCTGACAGGCAGAAAAACACAGTGCAAGTGGCAGAGAGCCAATTTCATTAGAGCCACTAGTCAAGCCAAggggaagtggagagagagagagagagagagagagagagagatctgctcAGCATATAATCCCCTCAAACGACCACAACAAATGTACAATCTAGCCATGGGGTCGCATGCATGGCACTCCTGTCTAGTTGTGCCTAACAATACAGATATCCCATCCCACGGACGCTCAAGGAGCTTGAGGAATGGAAAAGGAACGATATCACAGATAATACCATGGGGTGCCAGCAACAGAGTGAGGATGCAGTCATTCACTCAGCATTGATGTATCCTTCATGCTGCCTTCAACGTCAAAAAAAATGTGATTGTGAGCAACTATTGCTGCAGTCGAACGTTACGTTAATCTTCTTTCTGGTATCCTGACAACGacgttctgtgttgctatcttgCTAGGTTGTCCGAAACAAAATTTGTAGCCGGTACCTTGATGCCTGCTACGGCAAGTGACCCGGTAGAGAGCTGAAGGCAGCGAGACAGCAGACAGCTGCCTTCCGTTTCGTATAGACCCACtgccataataaaaaaaaaatgttacgtATATTTTTTGGCCCTTTTCGGCCTATtgtataggacagtgaagatacttacaggaagcgagtgggagagagggagattgggTGGGATCAGGCTATGACCCCGGTCAGACTTGAACCCAGGTGTTGGACCCGAATGTGGTAGCAGATATTTTTAATTGCCTAGCAGATTACTTTTTTAAAAGGCATACTTTATTAAAAGGCATACTTTTGGGAGTATGCCTTTTAATACTGACAGATACGGTAATTGGAAATTCACAAAAAGTCGATTTTGTGGCTAATGGGATGGGACTCATTCAATTTTAAACAGGTccaacagatagatagatactttattgatccccaaggggaaattcaagaacatcAGATTTTCCTTCCATCAACCCCTTGGGCCAATAAATCTGATTTGTACAAGCCCCTCGTATATTTCTACTGGCCCGAAAAGTCACTTTTATATAAAACTTACAtaataaaatgttttatttcacTGTAATATAGCCCCTCTTTCTGTTAGTAGCCTCACATGTTTAGCTTCAGCAAGTTAGCATCAGATCAGCGGCAGAAAAACTGACACTGGCCCAAACAGTGGCCTACCAACTTGCTGCACTCCCAGGCCAGGCAAGTGCTTATGTTGAACCCTTTAAAAAACAGCTGGACCCCTGACTGAAGTGAGAAAGCACTCCACAGGGAATAATGCCCATATTTAGTATACATCTCCaacagtgttgtataaagtactagaaagcaatacttgagtaaaagtacaagtatcgtactagaaaaagactttggtagaagtgaaagttaccttttagaatattacttaagtaaaagtcttaaagtatctgatatatactgtacttaagtatcaaaagtaattttctgatatttaatgtacttaagtatttgaagtaaaagtaaaaagtaaaaagcaagcggttttattttgaacttttattgtgaactttattttggctttcatatagtaaagcataaagcatattcagggttcccatatcttcttaatctcactcatcaaatcgaaatcacattcttttctaggacttttcaggcacaattctcttaagttcaaagaacagcatatttttagagctgacatcaaagaaaaaaactgaaacagaaatgtcacttttgtatgaaattcaggtaaaaatgaaaaataaataacttattaaccggcccacgttttccatagtggtggaaattggataaatgaagcaacatttccatttcactactatcctgtagtttttattagtaccatggttcaacaaatgtgtaaaggttatataataattcacttcaactgagaagttaacaaaaaatattccactattccacaagtaacaaaaacagaaagaaagcctttgaaatgtagcctatcccacacttccacaaagaggcatattgaactaatgtttaggctacatgtttttttgcatgggtaggctatattgttgtttggtgatttagccagAGACTTCCTAAttaaggagacacagcactcaaaaaatcctccatagaaatgcatggggctagtttgtaacggcaatatggcagttgtctacacatatcccaccccttcctcggcaaaacctcgacatgttgacattgagccaatcatgtggtgtgatgtgaatacattgagccaatcatatggtgtgttgtgaagacattgtgccaatcatgtgttgtgaactcgctgctggagcaagattggtgtcatgaagccttgcgcacgcgcatttctgccgaacaggatgcccgatgagtgcccaaaaagcgttgcaatatagccgccgagtggagggtcttgcctaaaaggactttgatttagcctactcctttattACACCCTCTTccgagcaaacaaggcatataggtttatcatgtagggtaattgctctttcttacattaaataactttaatttatcctctctacttgtccctgtagtcatggcctcctcatcactaatttcgggctcatcattttcagtggtcgactggttgatctgctgctcagtctctcctggcctctttctaccatccatccttcctgacgcttgtgtctactgtagggccggctcggctatccgtatctgaAAACTTTTGGAAAAGATGGGTTATATGGACCctaccaactctttttgggaggggagaactccctcacgtaggcagaggcattgcattggtgtcatgcacaaAATGCTgaacgtgtcctactttaagaaaagatagactaacgtgacaaatgtcaatatttttttcctcgaccggtCCAAAAGTGAAgtggccc includes the following:
- the npffr2a gene encoding neuropeptide FF receptor 2a; its protein translation is MNERPESNFTFSDGDNWTFPNASSDHTIPRNNITYVGYYLHQPPTAVVFIVSYLLIFLVCMVGNGVVCFIVLRSRNMRTVTNLFILNLAISDLLVGIFCMPTTLLDNIITGWPFGSLVCKMSGMVQGISVSASVFTLVAIAVDRFRCIVYPFKQKLTISTATLIIIVIWVLAISIMCPSGVMLQVTKEQTIRIYLGDGNRTSPFYWCRENWPNQEMRKIYTTVLFANIYLAPLSLIVIMYARIGITLFKTAVPTGDKPGAGHDNRHTVSKKKQRVIKMLLVVALLFVLSWLPLWTLMMLTDYASLSEYQYRVINIYIYPFAHWLAFFNSSVNPIIYGFFNENFRRGFQAVFKFQLCGGGGGGGGGGGGGGGGGYRRRTYSHRFQGNSVLPANPQPSTEPISLNSLENTSSRRVNQVNEQDLIMEDLEKASQSSDGKDGPSLCESTNTNSQACSV